Within Felis catus isolate Fca126 chromosome A1, F.catus_Fca126_mat1.0, whole genome shotgun sequence, the genomic segment CCAGCCTCcagagagcagaggcaggaagggagggaggaataggGAGCCCCGGACTGCATGCAGCAAGCCCAGGGGTCCACGTGCACAACACCCTACCTCTTCCAAggcacgtgtgtgtctgtgtgtgtgtgctgatgggaggggaggaggaatcTAGACCTGTGAAGATTGCCTTGGCCAAAGGCCCACTACACAGATGGGAAAGCCCAGGATCGGACAGAGCAAGGGtgttgcccagggtcacacaatgACTGATTCGAATAAGGGCCAGAACCCAAACTTGGATCActaccccagccccaggcccagagcTCTACTCCCCTGACCCCTTGTCCAAAGAGGCCAGGCCTCCTGGGGATGTGGTGCCAGGAGCTACCAAGCCCCACAACTCTTCTTCTGGCTCAGCCCTCCCGGGGTGGGGATGGAGCGGGAGCGGGGGAGGCTTTAGGTGGTGCAGGAGGCCTCGGAGGGGAGGCTGCCACGCTTGAGCCTCAGGCTGCCGGTCCACCCGCGGGGACAGATGTTGTAGCCGAGGATGCCGGGCGACTTAGCGCCGGAGTCCTCGGAGTCGAGGGACACATCGGAGTCTGTGGGCGAGCGGCGGGAGGGGAAGGGCCTGGGCGGCGCCGGCAACGGGCTCCGGGGGCTGGCGCACGGCGAGGGCCCGGCGGACAGCGGGCTCCGCGGGATCGGGGAGAACGTGGCCCCGGGGGCGGCgacggggccgggccgggcgggctTCGGCGAGCGcaggcgcggcggcggcggcggcggcggtggcggcggtggcggcggcggcggcggcggcggctgcgccCCGGGCGGGGAAAAGGGCCGCAGGCTCTCGGCTCCCGCCGGCCGCGGGGAGGCGCTCTTGCGCCGGGCCGCGTTGATGATGTTTCGCGCCAGGAGGGCCTGCAGCTGGCGGCTGGGAGGCCGCGCCTCTGTCTCAGGTCGCAGCGGGGACACCGAGCGCTCGCTCCACGAGGGAGACatgggcggcggcggcgggagcggcGGGGGGCTGCTCATGCTGCTCCCGCGGCCCGGCTCCCACGGCCCCGGGCTCACCCAGCCGTCCAGGCTGCTGGGGGGCCGGGAGGCGCCCGGCGTCCAgggcggggaggtgggcaggCTCTCCCGGCGGTcctggggagagagcagagagggcgGGGGCAGGCGTTAGTGTTGGGGTCCTCTAGACCGGGGTTTCGGGAGGGACCGAGTCTGGGTTGTCCACTGCACAGAGTCGGGAAGCCAGGCCCCCAAGTCAGGGGAATAGGGCCTGCAGTAAAACGCAGGGGTCCCGGCTCTCAGCCCATGCTGCCTGTCCCTGCGCTCAACTGGGAGGCAGGTGAGCGGTGGTGAAGAACGCTCGCTCTGGAGACAGACCCCTTTACTTACTACTGaatgaacttgggcaagttatttcagcCGCGGAAGCAACTGGAAGCCTTCGGGcttcggtttcctcctctgtaaaatgggggtataATACCAGCACTAGACTTagggggttgttgtgagggttacaTGAGATAACTCGTGTAAAAGAATGTTTCATGTATTGGAAGATGccctggaggagaggaagggctcAGGAGGTGTTAGTTACCGGAAAGAAATACTGGAAGGATACACCGGAAACTCACCAAAGTGAGTTAGGAAATGGGGCCACCGGCGTGGGGTACACAGCCACGGGGGTGGGAGTAAAGCTCTAGCGTATTACTTTCTATGTAAGATTAGGTTTCTGAAACATATGGTTGTATTATCTATCTTAAAATGGTAAGACAAAAATACTGATCATTATTATTAAGGGCCTAGGGAAAGACCCTCTTAGTCCCAACCCCCTTGCCAGGTTGCCATGGTCACCTCCGAAGTTTTCCCTGGATGCCCCGAGCAGGGAGGAAGTTCCCAGTGACAGATGGGGACACCAAAGGGAGTTGGCTCATTCTGCCCTAGACGGCACACTCCCCTGACTGGACTTCTTGTCAGCATGGGGCAGGGAGTGTGGATTTGGTGGGGCCGAGTTGGTGAACATCTCTGAGGTGATAAAGCACGGCTCTGCTGTATACTACTGTACCTGTTTCCTACCTATTTAAGGACCTTCCAGCCTACAAGTTTCAGTCTCATCCTGTATCTCTCCTTGGATCCTCACAACATACTGATGAGGTGGCTGGCATTATCACACCCATTGTACAAGGATGAAGATGAAAGTCAGAGGTGTAAAAAACCTGCTGTGTTCTGTCCCACCAGGAAATGTGTGGGGGTGACCACCTCCCATCCAAAGGCTACACCATGCTTAAGCGGTCGGAAGCACTGGTTTGGACTGGTTTCGGAATTCATGCCCAGCTTGTATCTGCTAAATCATCCAACTCTTCGATCAGATTGCAGCAGTAGACCAGTCCACTCAGCCTTCAATCCAACCCAGATTCACCAGCAGTCATTCCTCAGAGTCCAGACTTAGCCAGTCCATTCAGTGTCTTCTACTCAATCAAAATCCAGACTCATTCAAAAGATCCAGTCTTTCACCCAATCAGTAACCAGCCACAGCCAAGCCAGTCAGCCTCTCATCCAATCAGAATCCGATTTCTCCCAATCAAAAGGAAGTAATAAACTATGTTTTCTCCATCCAATGCAGCAGCTACTAGATGGGCTGACTCAGAAGGGGGTCCCTTAAACCTAAAGAAAAATGTTGTACAGCCGTCCCAATAGGAGATTTTTCATGGGATAGTAATGCTGGAGGGGCCCTTAGGGACCTCCTGGGGACATCCAAGACCCCAATCATCAACTTGGAAAGTTAAAGCTCAGCGTGGGATCCACCCCTTTCACTCCCAGGGTCAGAGTTGGGTATATGTGAGCCAGAGACCCTGGGAGCTGTTCTGGCTGTGACATATCCCAGGAAGCTTTCAGTCAGCCCAGCTGTGGGAAGTGGGGCCAGGAGTTCATGATCCCAGCCCATCAACAAGCATCCAGGGCTCTGCAGCCAGGAGAAAGGCGGGCTAGGGCAGGTAGACTTATCATACCTGTCTGAAATCTCTAAGGGTTATGTCTGCCTTTGGTGGCCACAAGGGGAAGGCTTGGGCCAGCAAGTGGCCCTAGCCTGACTTCCCGAGCCTGGGTTGGAATGTGGGGCAGTGGTAAGCAGCTCCTCACCATTTGGAAGAAGGCCAGAGCCTGACCTCATCGGAACTGCCATGTCTGGGTACTGACTCTCTGtgcggggggcggaggggggaggtggggtgcaCAATACAAAAAAGCTGTGAGAAATCAGGACTGTTCACTTTCTGACAAAGCTCTCAATGCATTACATAAGCCAGAACTCCCTGGAAATGCACATGGGTGAAGATTCAGAAAGAAGCGCCCACTtaacccagccccagccccagccccatcgCAGGGCATGTGTGTGGGGTGAAGGCTTGAACAGAGTCGTCAGACAGGAACCATCAGAGACCAAGCAGAGCTAGCTCCCCGATTGCCTTCTGCAATCCTTTCATTGGACGCAAGGCAGACTAAGGCCCAGCCAGAGGTGGGAGGGGTCGTCTAAGGTCACACAAGGAGTCAGGTATAGATCTGGGACTACAACCCACTTCCGACTCTTGATGGCAGTTTGCTCCTCTCCACCAGGGGCAGAAACTCTGTTTTCAGGAGCTAACAAATATGGGACATTGCCAGATTAGAtaacagggagaggaggagggggactgAGGGAACCAGAAAGTATATGCTCTGGCTCAAGGCATTCAAATCCCacttttaggggctcctgggtggctcagttggttaagtgtctgacttcacctcaggtcatgatctcgcagttcatgaattcaagccccgcatcgggccctgggctgacagctcagagcctggagcctgctttggattctgtctcccttgctctctgcccctcccccgctcaggctatctctctctctctctctctcaaaaatcaatgaacattaaaaaaaaatttttttttaattccacttttAAGGAACTCAAACAAACATGGACTGTAAGGGGCTGTGAGTCTTCCCTATGCTCCACAGCCTTTTTGGCCAAActctgaaggaaggagaaaacagaagaatgtgATTTCCACAGGACTATGGTTCCCTAAGTGCTGACCCAGGGACGAGAGAGAGGCAGCCCTTGCCTCCAAGCCGGCACACATCTATACACACGGCAGATCCAGACACGCAGCGGATTCAAACAGAACTCGGAGACACACCACACGGTAACTGGGTcgtcccaccccacctcccaagcCAGAATCGGGAAGGAGAGAGTCCTGACCACCAGCCAGGGAGTgcggaagaaagaaagaagcaagacaGATTTGAGGCCGAGTGTATTgagaacaggagagaaaacaaagttgGGGGAAGAGCTCGGCCAGCCTGGCCGCAGGAGCTGCAGGATGGAGGGTGGCCTCTTCCACTGctggccctgggtggggggggggggggtagaaggGAGCAGGGGTCCAGGGTAGGGGCTTCGCTCTGTCCTGGGAGGGGCCCGGCACGAAGAAGCTGAGCTCACTTACGACTCCCCCACGCATGCCCCCAAAGTTCTGGGCAGAATGAACTCACTAGGAAGGCACCCCCTGTTCCCATGGAGACGAGCCCAGAGCTCACGAAAACTGCAGGCTCAGCCCAGCATGGGCACCGCCTCCACCACCCCTCACCCCGCTGGGGAGCCCAGAAATAGGGCTGGGGAAGAGAAAGTGGGTGGTGCTCGGCCCCCAGCCTTGGGAAGCTTCCACCCGAATTCTGCCTCTTGCGTCTGtattctctccctgcccacaaAGCCTGGTTTGGGGGCTGCCTCACATCAAAGGTGTCAGAGGTGGTGAGCATCTCACACTACCTGACTCAGCACCCTCACGATacggggaaactgagacccaaagataCACACGGAATTAATCTGGTAGAATCCAGATCTCTTAAGTGCCGGCCCTGTCCTCAAAGCCTTAAGGTCTCCTCCTCTGTCCCACTGAGCTGCTAGGCCCCTGCCCAAGCCCCTGCCATGCTTCTACTGTCTCTAGGCCACCCTGAGCCTGTGCCGTCCCAGCCGAGGCTTCTGATCCCCTGGCTTCCTGAAGCAGTTCGTTCCAGCCACGCCCTCCCCAGGACGCCCTTACAGACCTCTCATCTCCAACGGTTCTATGGCAACAGCccattccctccccttctctttccaggGGACTGTCTTATCACTTACAAGGCCTTTCTCTCGAAGCACCAGCCTATATCCTCAATCCTCGAAGACTGTCACAGCTGGAAGGGCCCTGactatataaataagaaaactgaggcccagaaagggaaaGTGACTTGGCTAGACTCACATAGTGAAGGGGAGGCTGAGATGGGACCAGaccctcctctccagcctctctcccgGGGGCCCCTTCCACTGCGCGGAGATAGCTGCTTTTAACTGGGCAGCTCTCGGCTGAGGTTGAAGCCAAACTAGCCAATGGATACATTGCCCAGGCGGGgagcggggtggggtggggggctctctCACTGCACACTCACATCTGCACATCCTTCTACAGGGTTCCCCTTCTCTCAGGGATCCCCCGGGACTTTGCACGCCCTAGCACACTGAGGGCCAGCCAGATGGGGTCTGGGATGAACTGCTCTAGCTATCCCCAAAGTGGAGCCAGGTGTTTGGAGAGGGCACGGAGGCGGGTTGagcagaggggcaggaagaaaagCATCAGACAGCAGTGGCAGGCTAAGTCCTCGTCCAGCAGAAGAACCCACGAGAGGAGAAAACGTGGCAGCCGAGGCAAAGCTCTCTGAAGCGGCGGAGAGGAATCGGTGTCCAGAAGGCAGAGATGGAAGAGAGACCTGTGCAGGTTAGAAGCCAGCGACAGGCAGAAAGACGCCGGGAGCTGGGGCAGCTGAGGAGGCAGACCCTTGGCTGGCTGGTTGCACAGAGGCACTGGCAGGCTGTTTGCTCCAGAAGCCCGTGTTAGGGTCCCCTTCTAGGCCATTCCCCAGCAAGACGCTGGCATCCCTAAGGCTCACAAAGGCCAGAGGAAGCCCCCCAGCCTCATTTCGGCCTGCCAAGGGAGTTCTCTCTCCGTGACCCTCCCTGCTATCCGGTATCGGACTGCAGATCCTTCAGACTTGGAGTCTCATGACCCTTGTGGCAGGGAAGGAGCAGCTGCAGCCCAGAGAgggcttgcccaaagtcacaaagctagcTGGTGGCAGCATCAGCCTTTGAGCCCTGGGTCCCCATACTCCTGACCCTCAGCTCTATGCCACTTCCAGCCACATCTGCTCTCCATCCAGCCCTCGGAGAGGGGACCCTGCCAGGCAGTGGGATCCCTGCAGGGTCCGTTACTTGAAGCAGAAGGAAGGCTTCCACACCTGAGCCTCGATCCCAGCATTCCGGGTAGAGAAGGAGGGCCTGGGGGCCTGCTTGGCTCGGGGAGACCACGCCCTGGAGGGCGACACAGGGGAGATATCACTGCCGTAGGTAGGGCTCACGGCCGTGGGCTGGAGGCCATCCTGGCCGGGGGAGGTGTAGAGGCCCGGTGAGGAGCGGGAGGGCCGAGGCAGGGCCGGGGATGCCGGGAGAGCGGCCTTGGGCAGGCTGGGCACCAGGTCCAGGGAGCTCGGCTTGGCGGGCGAGGCGGCTCTCGGAGAGACCTTGACGGGCTCCTTGATGGGTGAGAGGACGAAGAGAGACTGCCGCATCTGGTAGGCCGGCTGCTTGGTGGGCTCGGGGCGCAGGACCCCATTCTCGGGCAGGTAGCCGTGGTAGAGGGAGGCAGGCGGGGTGCGAGCTGGGCTCCGGGATGCCACCCGGAAGCCACCAGGAGCATTGGTGGAATATTTCCAGGACGAAGGCAGGGACATGGTGGGTGAAGGGCAGCGGGCCAGTTCGGTGTGGCCGGAGGACTCGATGACATACTTCTCCATCCGGGACTGGCGGCGGGCGTAGAGCTCGGCCCCTTTCCCAGAGGCCTCGGACAGGTTCTGGTTGGGTTTGGGCTTCGGCTTGGCCTGGACGCGTGGGGACTTGAGGCACGAGGCCCACTCCGGGAGGACTTCCTCGGCTGCCCCGGGGCTGACCCTGTCCCGGGGTGCGGGCTCCTGCTGGAAGTTGGAGGCCTCGGCCCCCAGGGCAAAGGGCTCCTCCTCCACGCCCGCCTCCCCCTGGTCCCTCTGCCTCCGCTTCTCATCGGCCGTCTGTACCAGATCCAGCAGGTCTGGGTTCGGGGTCACCTTGGGCTTCTCTACGAAGGTGAACATGGATTTCCGGCTGCCCCTGCGGGCCATGGACTCCTCCAAAATGCCCGTCTTGCTGGCCGGAGCTGCCTGGCCCTTCAGGTGAGAAGGCTTGGGGTCAGAGCTGGGGTAGAGGGCAGAGTAGGATGGGGGAGACCTGCCCCGGGAAGCCAGGGGAGCCGTGGACAAGGTTTCAGcgtaggtggggggtggggtgaagtTCCCCAAGGGGCGTCTCTCCAAGGCAGGGCTGCGCTGTGCCACGGGCCTCCTCTCCACCATGGGGCTGTGGGACATCACATGTCTCTGTGGCCGAGGGCTCCTGTCTACCACGCTTGGGGGCTGGGGAGCCCGGGCCTTCTCCCCGAGATGTCGTCTCTCTACCATGGGGCTCCGTTCCACCTGGCCGGTGCTCCCTGGAGCCTGGATCCCGAAGGGCCTGGCGGTCCTGTTGACCACTGATGGGGGCTTGGCCAGTGTGAAGTGGACCTCACTGTATAGCTTGGTGGGCGTGGGCGTGGCTGCCCATCCAGACGGCTCAGGTTCCGCTGACACCGCTGGGACGCCCGGCTGCACATCGATGAGCAGGCAGCTGGACGCGAAATCTGGGGCTGGGATCCCAGAGCTGGAGATGGGAGTAGTTTCTCTGGAGA encodes:
- the SYNPO gene encoding synaptopodin isoform X1 produces the protein MLGPHLPPAPLGPSEDRPTPCTFRIPDGSYRCLALEAEESSGEEGLQGEAGLTNLDEDRVASRNGDSPACRATQGAPELPKALGIQAPRHSREAQGGSQHDNKAGQDGNVVKVQLVMTTSPGPSPSAGPRVAQKPALAHSTSLTEKDLKEAKARSQQIAAQLTTPPSSNSRGVQLFNRRRQRVNQFTLENPGPRERERERERKPSQESLRVPPAGPAGYASGLGLSPTSPPEPGPPRNSDRQSPDTGVPAHSMEGCSEKASLLRHLEKVASEEEEVPLVVYLKENAALLTANGLHLSQNRETQQTPPSPPAAEAHSPAVDVNQNVSSLSTTLITPASNSNHSLPDADHADVNQNPPATVAPQSQQPSESQPPPNGTVSDSKPSTPCASGQPPEPAAEVKSSTLLIDKVSAPPTSTNTFSRETTPISSSGIPAPDFASSCLLIDVQPGVPAVSAEPEPSGWAATPTPTKLYSEVHFTLAKPPSVVNRTARPFGIQAPGSTGQVERSPMVERRHLGEKARAPQPPSVVDRSPRPQRHVMSHSPMVERRPVAQRSPALERRPLGNFTPPPTYAETLSTAPLASRGRSPPSYSALYPSSDPKPSHLKGQAAPASKTGILEESMARRGSRKSMFTFVEKPKVTPNPDLLDLVQTADEKRRQRDQGEAGVEEEPFALGAEASNFQQEPAPRDRVSPGAAEEVLPEWASCLKSPRVQAKPKPKPNQNLSEASGKGAELYARRQSRMEKYVIESSGHTELARCPSPTMSLPSSWKYSTNAPGGFRVASRSPARTPPASLYHGYLPENGVLRPEPTKQPAYQMRQSLFVLSPIKEPVKVSPRAASPAKPSSLDLVPSLPKAALPASPALPRPSRSSPGLYTSPGQDGLQPTAVSPTYGSDISPVSPSRAWSPRAKQAPRPSFSTRNAGIEAQDRRESLPTSPPWTPGASRPPSSLDGWVSPGPWEPGRGSSMSSPPPLPPPPPMSPSWSERSVSPLRPETEARPPSRQLQALLARNIINAARRKSASPRPAGAESLRPFSPPGAQPPPPPPPPPPPPPPPPPPRLRSPKPARPGPVAAPGATFSPIPRSPLSAGPSPCASPRSPLPAPPRPFPSRRSPTDSDVSLDSEDSGAKSPGILGYNICPRGWTGSLRLKRGSLPSEASCTT
- the SYNPO gene encoding synaptopodin isoform X2, which codes for MEGCSEKASLLRHLEKVASEEEEVPLVVYLKENAALLTANGLHLSQNRETQQTPPSPPAAEAHSPAVDVNQNVSSLSTTLITPASNSNHSLPDADHADVNQNPPATVAPQSQQPSESQPPPNGTVSDSKPSTPCASGQPPEPAAEVKSSTLLIDKVSAPPTSTNTFSRETTPISSSGIPAPDFASSCLLIDVQPGVPAVSAEPEPSGWAATPTPTKLYSEVHFTLAKPPSVVNRTARPFGIQAPGSTGQVERSPMVERRHLGEKARAPQPPSVVDRSPRPQRHVMSHSPMVERRPVAQRSPALERRPLGNFTPPPTYAETLSTAPLASRGRSPPSYSALYPSSDPKPSHLKGQAAPASKTGILEESMARRGSRKSMFTFVEKPKVTPNPDLLDLVQTADEKRRQRDQGEAGVEEEPFALGAEASNFQQEPAPRDRVSPGAAEEVLPEWASCLKSPRVQAKPKPKPNQNLSEASGKGAELYARRQSRMEKYVIESSGHTELARCPSPTMSLPSSWKYSTNAPGGFRVASRSPARTPPASLYHGYLPENGVLRPEPTKQPAYQMRQSLFVLSPIKEPVKVSPRAASPAKPSSLDLVPSLPKAALPASPALPRPSRSSPGLYTSPGQDGLQPTAVSPTYGSDISPVSPSRAWSPRAKQAPRPSFSTRNAGIEAQDRRESLPTSPPWTPGASRPPSSLDGWVSPGPWEPGRGSSMSSPPPLPPPPPMSPSWSERSVSPLRPETEARPPSRQLQALLARNIINAARRKSASPRPAGAESLRPFSPPGAQPPPPPPPPPPPPPPPPPPRLRSPKPARPGPVAAPGATFSPIPRSPLSAGPSPCASPRSPLPAPPRPFPSRRSPTDSDVSLDSEDSGAKSPGILGYNICPRGWTGSLRLKRGSLPSEASCTT